The genomic region AGGGCTCTGAAGTCATCCGCGGAGATACCGGCCGATTCGAGAATTGCCGCCAGCGTGCCCGTGTCGATACTGGCGTGTGCTGGTACGACCACCTGTGCGAAGGGACTGTCGCGACGCAGGACCATGTGGCTACCCTTCTGTCGTTTCAGATAGAAGCCTGCGCGTTCGAGGGCTCGTCGCACCTTGCGACCTGACAGCCCCCTCGGGAGCCTGGTCACCGCGCCGCGATCTCAATCTCCACCGTTTCCCGCCCTCGCTCCACTGGTACCGGTAGGCCGTCCTCTAGTAAGGCCTCGA from Candidatus Methylomirabilota bacterium harbors:
- a CDS encoding type II toxin-antitoxin system HicA family toxin yields the protein MTRLPRGLSGRKVRRALERAGFYLKRQKGSHMVLRRDSPFAQVVVPAHASIDTGTLAAILESAGISADDFRALL